From uncultured Methanobrevibacter sp.:
AAAAGTATATTACATGATTTAATTATATTAAAGATTTTAATGAATTAAATATGAAAATAACAATAAAATATCCTTTTTAATGAAATTAAAAGAAACTCCATTGTTTATTTTTATTAATTTAAATTTAACAGAATTAATTTATTAATGCTTAAATTATAACAATACTGTTATCAAATAGGTGGAATTTATGAACATAAATAATAATATGAAAATTGGAATAATAACTGCCGTTTCAGTAATAGCTCTTTTTGTATTATCATTACTAATCACCCAAGCACCTGCAACCGATAATCCAGCAGCAAAATTTGGAATATTAACATTATTACCTCCGATTGTAGCAATCTCATTGGCATTTATTACTAAAGAAACAATATTATCATTGTTTGTCGGAGTTTTCATTGGAGAATTCATGCTTTGTGTGAATGATTTAAACATTGTTAGCAGTGCGGTTAATGCATTTTTAGCAATAGGAAATGAAGTGATTTCATGTATGGCCGACCCGTGGAATGCAGGAATTATTCTTCAATGCTTGCTTATTGGAGGCGTAATCCAGTTAATCACAAAAATGGGTGGTGCAAAAGCTTTAGCAGATTCACTTGCTAAACGCGCCAATACTCCTAGAAAAGCACAACTCAGTACTTGGTTTTTAGGATTATGCGTATTTTTCGACGATTATGCAAATTCATTGATTGTAGGTCCAATTATGAGGCCTGTAATGGATAAACTTAAAGTATCAAGACAAAAATTAGCTTTTATAGTAGATGCAACTGCTGCACCGGTGGCTGGTATTGCAATTATTTCAACATGGATTGGATTGGAAATAAGTTTAATTGCATCCGGTTTTAAATCAATTGGAATGGACGTTAGTGGATTCGGCATATTTTTACAAACAATTCCTTACAGATTCTATAACATCCTAATTTTAATTTTCATTGTCATGTCCGCAACCACATTATATGAATTTGGGCCAATGAAAAAAGCAGAACAAGAGGCACGTGCTAGAAAAGATTCAGAACCAATCAAAGCTCTCGAAGCTCCCGGATTTGATGAAATACAACCTGTTGAAGGAGTTAAATTAACAGTTTGGAATGCAATCATTCCTATAGGAACATTAGTTATAGGAGCATTAATTTCATTTTACTGGAGCGGATACACTACTATTCTAAGTGGAGAAAACCAAGCACTTATCACTTTAATGAAAACTGCCCCATTATCATTCAACGGTATTTTTGAAGCATTATCTGCTTCAAACGCATCTGTTGCATTATTCCAAGCCGCATTACTTGCATCAATTGTAGCTATTTTAATGGCAGTTTTAGAAAGAATAATGACCATAGAACAAGCCATCAGCGAATGGGTTAGTGGTATGAAAAGCATTGCGATTACTGGAGTAATTTTATTACTTGCATGGTCTTTAGGAGGAGTTATCGGAAATGTAGGTACTGCAGATTATCTGGCAATTGTTCTAAAAGGCACCATCCCTTACTGGATTTTACCATCATTCATCTTTGTACTCGGAGCATTGATTTCATTTGCAACAGGTACTGCTTATGGTACAATGAGTATTTTAATGCCATTGACAATTCCTCTTGCATGGGCTATTTCACCAGATATAGGATTCGTTGTTACGGCAACAAGTGGTGTATTGACAGGAGCTATTTTCGGAGATCACTGTTCACCTATTTCAGATACAACAATTCTTTCAAGTATGGGTACCAGCTGTAACCATATTGACCACGTGCAAACACAAATTTACTATGCAATATTTGTAGCAATTATTGCTATTCTATTCGGTTACATTCCAGCAGGATTTGGAATTGCATGGTACATATGTATCCCAGTTGCGATTATAGTGATGTATATCGGATTAAAAGTAATTGGTGAAAAAGTAGACTTTGAAGAGATTGAAGAAGAAAGTGCTTAGCTTTCTTCGATTATCTTATTTTTTAGATTGAAGATTGTGAAAACTTAAATGGGTTATGGTCTTCATATATTGCATCATAATATTTATTTAAAATAGCTGATTCCCACATATTATAATTTGCCTGCTCATTTTTTTCAAAATTATAAGCTAAAAGACCTATTTTACGTTCATATTCATTGATATTATTTTTATCGCAGAAATCAGTGATTATATCAGGAATATATTCACAAGGATCATCACTGCTAAACTCCAAGAATTCCTCATATTCCTGCTTAGAGAACAGTTCTTCAGCATCGATTGGATCTTCACCAGCTTTTATTGTGAATAATTCAATATAAATATTATCTGCCAAAGGCAACTGATTGAATTCTATTCCTAAACCATATACCCTGCCATTTTCAAGGTTAAGTACAGTGTGGCCTGTTCTTTGGTATGATATCCAATTATCAAATGCTGGTTTTACAATATCTTCAGGAGTCAAACCTGACAAAATGCTTTTTAAATGTTCAACTCCAATCACTTCAACAATTTCTTCCATGTTTAAATATTTTACAAAACTATTTAATAAAGATAATCAAAAAAAAGAAAAAAATGGATTATATTGTAGCAACAAATCCCATAACAACAAATCCAATGATTATACTAATAATAGTGGCCAAACCACTATCTCCCAAAAATCCCTTTACTATATATGCCACAATTCCACCAATTAACAAAGCTGCAATACCATTCATATTTTTCACCTAAACAATGCTTTTTTCAATGCGTTCAATAGTTTTTCTGCATAATTTTTTAGGAGCACCCGCTGAGAATCCCTTCAATTCCTGCTCTTTGAATTTTTTTCTGTTGATTGGTGCTAAAGGAAATGTTTTTACCCATCCTTCAATTTTAATCCCATCACCGGAAAATTCATATTTAATGCAAGCATGAGCATCAAAGCGAGTATTAAGATATATACTCTCACCATTATCATCAATTTGTTCAAATTCATCATTATTAAGTATTTTTTTAATTAATACCTCATTTTTCACATCATCAGTACTTTTGAATACATAATTTGTTCTTGACAATGCCATCACCAATTAAAGATATGCTTTAAACATATTTAAATCAGTTAAAGTATTTTATTTAAATTTAAAGGACAATATTTAATTAAAAAAAAATATGATACATTTATAAATGAAAAAAAATAAAATATAATTTAGGTATGACTAAATTTTTGGGAGGTGAAAATTATGGATAATATGGCTGAAGCAAGAAGAAAAATGCACGAAAGAGACAAAAAAATTGAAGCTGAAAAGAAGTCCAAAACCAAAAAAGTAAGAAACTTCTTTTTTGGATGCTGTAAAAACAAATAATTCCTTTTTTTAATTTTCAACACCACTACATTATTGTGAAAAATCACACTTCAAGAAATAATATATACTTTAAAAAAGTAACTATTAATCATGTTTTCTAAAGCTACACTTAAAGAGCGAAGACAATACTACCGTGAGGAATGGTCCGAAAATGACCTGCCTGAATTCATATCCACCGACATAAAAAAGAGGGAATTCGGTTTTGACCATAACGGCACAGGTCCGAATGACAGATATAAGGTTTTTAAAGGAAAAGAGTCTTTAAGGAAATTTTTAAGATATAAGGCACCATTTGCTGCATATATCTCAGTAGCATTCTATAACAATCCCAGAAGAAGGGAAGACTGGCTAAAAGCAGAGTACATTTTTGATGTAGATGCAAAAGACATTCCAATAAGATCATGTCAATGTGACAGCGTTTGTGAAATATGTTTAGGGGAAGCTTTAGAAATCGTGAATACATTGATTGACACATTACAAACGGATTTGGGTCTTAAAGACATCCATCTAATTTACTCCGGAAGAGGATATCACATCAGGATTTTGGATGAAGAGATGATGACTGCAGGAAGTGAACTCAGATCAGAAGTTTTAAAATATGCTGCTGGTGCTGAAGTTCCAAAATCTCAATTCGTAAACCCTGAAATCTCAAATCAAAGTTTTAATTTTGAGCATTTCTCAATACCGGTCGGATATTCAAAAATATTTACCGACAAGGTCAAATTCAATATTCAACATTTGGTCGGCAATGAAAAATTGGATGGAATCAATCCAAAGCTTATGAAAGATATCATTGCATCAAGACATCACCTAGAAAATGACGATTGGGGATATTTTAAAAGAGATATTGGTCCTAGAAGATATAAAAATTTAGTTGAAGCTATGGCTCGTGTTAATTTAGCTACCATTGATGCTAAAGTATCCATCGATTTAAAAAGAATCTTAAGGCTTCCATCATCACTTCACTCCAAAGTCAGCATGAAATGTATGGAAGTCAAAAACAGAGAGACATTTGATCCGTTCTCAAAAGCGGTTCCGAAATTTGTTTATGAAAGAAAAGGTGTTTGAAATGGATGAAACATTAAGGGAAATTTTAAGGAAAAATCAATATTTTGAAGAGATTAACAAAAACAGATTCATTCCACAATATTTGGGATTGGTCGTTAATGGTGTAGTCGTGTATCATGTCAACTGGATTGATATTGTTGAAAAAGAGATAATATTCATGCACAAGGATATTCAAACCCATCCAATCGTTTCACTTGTTTTGGAAAATCTCAATTCATTGATGATTATAACAGATGAAGGAATCAAACAGGTATTGTGAGAAAAGATTAATTTTCAGATTCCAAACATTTTGCAACAATTTTGCTGCTTACTATATCTGCTGGGTCGTCTGCAGGAATCACATTCCACTCATAAGTTACTTTACCTGTCTTTGACCTTGCCTCTCTTAAAGCGTCAATGTT
This genomic window contains:
- a CDS encoding Na+/H+ antiporter NhaC family protein; this encodes MNINNNMKIGIITAVSVIALFVLSLLITQAPATDNPAAKFGILTLLPPIVAISLAFITKETILSLFVGVFIGEFMLCVNDLNIVSSAVNAFLAIGNEVISCMADPWNAGIILQCLLIGGVIQLITKMGGAKALADSLAKRANTPRKAQLSTWFLGLCVFFDDYANSLIVGPIMRPVMDKLKVSRQKLAFIVDATAAPVAGIAIISTWIGLEISLIASGFKSIGMDVSGFGIFLQTIPYRFYNILILIFIVMSATTLYEFGPMKKAEQEARARKDSEPIKALEAPGFDEIQPVEGVKLTVWNAIIPIGTLVIGALISFYWSGYTTILSGENQALITLMKTAPLSFNGIFEALSASNASVALFQAALLASIVAILMAVLERIMTIEQAISEWVSGMKSIAITGVILLLAWSLGGVIGNVGTADYLAIVLKGTIPYWILPSFIFVLGALISFATGTAYGTMSILMPLTIPLAWAISPDIGFVVTATSGVLTGAIFGDHCSPISDTTILSSMGTSCNHIDHVQTQIYYAIFVAIIAILFGYIPAGFGIAWYICIPVAIIVMYIGLKVIGEKVDFEEIEEESA
- the priS gene encoding DNA primase catalytic subunit PriS, yielding MFSKATLKERRQYYREEWSENDLPEFISTDIKKREFGFDHNGTGPNDRYKVFKGKESLRKFLRYKAPFAAYISVAFYNNPRRREDWLKAEYIFDVDAKDIPIRSCQCDSVCEICLGEALEIVNTLIDTLQTDLGLKDIHLIYSGRGYHIRILDEEMMTAGSELRSEVLKYAAGAEVPKSQFVNPEISNQSFNFEHFSIPVGYSKIFTDKVKFNIQHLVGNEKLDGINPKLMKDIIASRHHLENDDWGYFKRDIGPRRYKNLVEAMARVNLATIDAKVSIDLKRILRLPSSLHSKVSMKCMEVKNRETFDPFSKAVPKFVYERKGV